In Naumovozyma dairenensis CBS 421 chromosome 2, complete genome, the following are encoded in one genomic region:
- the NDAI0B01490 gene encoding uncharacterized protein: MGVCAMWMVYFFATSPYRFPDVLILKYAGNNRNLFIDPNSRCFISYLKTRCANLMCKSLDKKTSDYLFHYIFVVRAILKHSLGQDYDGMKRDFFNETEGEPASYLLNNFLARSAGGGDSEDDFDPVKYSSNVLNSFVFVDGLSHTLMHYHKFQSLLKVYPMSVHRSSRLSFRELRHGMIKLVRKYVKVEGEDIDMMNVKERLAGHSAATGQGIYGNDVESGVGADASLEEKYASLINSAWQNWLGLGYGKEREEGGSAVARNACVKKYFSSNGSIKDLFVAGKKLYGKEFQFREGQFDVAVEIYLSGTQIIPIQALPGFGKTALFQIPLVALSYGEQKTVSFVFVPYVCLLSNIKLRLSSCGINCGILKDLFVNGPAIEEKNLFCDVYVGTFNDLGSENFVRLVNNWYNIYQDCILGMIVIDEFHNLETEQSYRGQSFRLIPEINFNLAWKVVVMTGTAGEKGMVKPMKFIGYDKEMCTSMVSNKNRILYFDLVKQIPLKNIVKKFQVFERSTVAETEVEKLVDRFMEYDTKSKVNIVCIQKVTVEKLISDMNMTGFDGDLPSEEKIRKSKRFIEDEKCRIMIGTKLVSEGIDIKAVKLVIMHDYLPSIWEYIQTAGRLREGGVCLSYWTKRSVQTCSVKPDVCIIKQVSKFYELNYDGHDLCCGHHHNISEAVANLYHYLNGDGRPRVVEVDASIGDSEHVGNVPSFSSANESSIFEDLRPDMDQSENFIASNDSSFPGLSNEVDMLDNLEKSTRGLVNEDSTNDGNNSDEVLPAPRIVLLPFDHGPNKRRRIISMKDEINNLFGSAKNVFEFIGIPSKLCSQFIFYGLNESCLDFPLSVVDNPCPDCLGAKDGGCVCWELGPAKVRRFGFEFILLLKMIMSEKEFDGVRKHCLDRGLHAVMLKYGGSKSLLFDKFKTSALAKFCEIIVSKPKLPVSGELFSNDMVMTRCYNMMWEDIQGRKLDILMFFSVKDCRDQMKGLWEADNGDDLAFKDIEADVKRASTTRYQSLPFIINFGGRPNYLVSTCGYVFEEYMILYSIDKDFKSRSLYDSRDVLGNHPK, from the coding sequence ATGGGAGTGTGTGCTATGTGGatggtttatttttttgctACTAGTCCCTACAGATTTCCCGATGtgttgattttgaaatatgcTGGTAATAACAGAAATTTGTTCATTGACCCAAACTCTCGTTGctttatttcttatttgaaAACTAGATGTGCCAACTTAATGTGCAAGAGTTTAGATAAGAAGACCTCTGATTATTTGTtccattatatttttgtcGTTAGGGCTATTCTTAAACATTCGCTTGGTCAAGATTATGATGGCATGAAGAGGGATTTCTTCAACGAGACTGAAGGGGAACCTGCCAGTTATCTGTTGAACAATTTCTTAGCAAGATCAGCTGGTGGTGGTGATTcagaagatgattttgatcCTGTTAAATATTCCAGTAAtgttttgaattctttTGTGTTCGTTGATGGTCTGTCTCATACGTTGATGCATTATCATAAATTCCAATCGTTGTTGAAGGTGTACCCAATGTCTGTTCATAGGTCTTCGAGGTTGTCTTTTAGAGAGTTGAGACATGGAATGATCAAGCTAGTTCGTAAATATGTTAAAGTTGAAGGTGAAGATATAGATATGATGAACGTAAAAGAGAGACTAGCTGGTCATTCTGCTGCAACTGGTCAAGGTATCTACGGTAACGATGTTGAGAGTGGTGTTGGTGCAGATGCGTCGTTGGAGGAGAAATACGCTTCCTTAATCAATAGTGCCTGGCAGAATTGGTTAGGGCTTGGTTATGGCAAAGAAAGGGAAGAAGGTGGGTCTGCTGTAGCTAGGAATGCATGTGTCAAGAAATActtttcatcaaatggtTCTATCAAGGATTTGTTTGTTGCCGGTAAGAAGTTGTATGGTAAggaatttcaattcagaGAAGGTCAATTTGATGTTGCTGtggaaatttatttatcaGGCACTCAGATCATCCCTATTCAAGCTCTTCCAGGTTTTGGGAAAACTGCTCTGTTTCAGATCCCTTTGGTTGCATTATCTTATGGTGAACAAAAAACTGTTTCATTTGTGTTTGTCCCTTATGTTTGTTTGTTATCGAATATAAAGTTGAGGTTGTCTTCATGTGGTATCAACTGTGGTATTTTGAAGGATTTGTTTGTTAATGGTCCAGCTATTGAAGAGAAGAATTTGTTTTGTGATGTTTACGTTGGCACCTTTAACGATTTAGGTTCTGAGAATTTTGTCCGGTTGGTCAATAACTGgtacaatatatatcaagATTGTATTCTAGGTATGATTGTCATTGATGAGTTTCACAACTTAGAGACTGAACAATCGTACCGTGGACAATCTTTTAGATTGATTCCTGAGATTAACTTTAATCTTGCTTGGAAGGTGGTGGTGATGACAGGTACTGCTGGTGAAAAGGGTATGGTCAAACCTATGAAATTTATTGGCTATGACAAGGAGATGTGTACGTCGATGGTGTCCAATAAGAACAGAATTTTGTACTTTGACCTGGTTAAACAAATTCCTCTCAAGAATATTGTGAAGAAGTTCcaagtttttgaaagatcTACTGTGGCAGAGACTGAGGTGGAAAAGTTGGTTGATAGATTTATGGAGTATGATACTAAGTCCAAGGTGAACATTGTTTGTATACAGAAGGTGACGGTGGAGAAGCTGATTTCAGACATGAATATGACTGGGTTCGATGGGGATTTACCATCTGAGGAGAAGATTAGAAAGTCaaaaagatttattgaGGATGAGAAATGCAGAATAATGATTGGTACAAAATTGGTTTCAGAGGGTATTGATATCAAAGCAGTTAAGTTGGTGATAATGCATGATTACCTTCCATCAATTTGGGAGTATATCCAGACAGCGGGTAGGTTACGTGAAGGTGGGGTATGTCTTTCCTATTGGACCAAGAGAAGCGTTCAAACTTGTTCGGTGAAACCAGATGTTTGCATTATTAAACAGGTATCCAAATTTTATGAACTGAATTATGACGGTCATGATTTATGTTGTGGccatcatcataatattTCAGAAGCTGTTGCTAAtttgtatcattatttgaatggTGATGGTCGTCCAAGAGTTGTGGAAGTGGATGCTAGTATTGGTGATTCTGAACATGTTGGTAATGttccttcattttcttctgcTAATGAGTCTTCTATATTTGAGGATTTGCGTCCAGATATGGATCAATCTGAAAATTTTATTGCTTCTAATGATAGTAGTTTTCCAGGTTTGAGTAATGAGGTAGATATGcttgataatttggaaaagaGTACTCGTGGATTGGTGAATGAGGATAGTACGAatgatggtaataatagtgATGAGGTATTACCTGCCCCAAGAATTGTCCTTTTACCTTTTGATCATGGTCctaataaaagaagaagaataatatcCATGAAAGATGAGATTAATAATCTCTTTGGTTCTGCTAAGAatgtttttgaatttattggaaTTCCATCCAAACTTTGTTCacaatttattttttatggTTTGAACGAAAGTTGTTTGGATTTCCCCTTGTCTGTTGTTGATAATCCTTGTCCTGATTGTCTTGGTGCTAAAGATGGTGGATGTGTCTGCTGGGAACTTGGTCCTGCTAAGGTGAGAAGATTTGGGTTTGagtttattttgttgttgaagatGATCATGTcagaaaaagaatttgatGGTGTGAGGAAGCATTGCCTCGATAGGGGCCTCCATGCTGTCATGTTGAAATATGGTGGTTCGAAGTctcttttatttgataaattcaaaactaGTGCTCTAGCCAAATTTTgtgaaattattgttagCAAACCTAAGTTACCGGTGTCTGGTGAGTTGTTTAGTAATGATATGGTCATGACAAGGTGTTATAATATGATGTGGGAGGACATTCAAGGTCGGAAGTTAGATATATTGATGTTTTTCTCGGTGAAGGATTGTAGGGATCAAATGAAGGGTCTTTGGGAAGCTGATAATGGTGATGATTTGGCCTTCAAAGATATAGAAGCTGATGTTAAGAGAGCAAGTACCACAAGGTATCAGAGTTTaccatttattattaattttggTGGTAGACCTAATTATTTGGTGAGTACTTGTGGGTATGTCTTTGAAGAGTATATGATTCTTTATTCCAttgataaagattttaaGTCTAGGTCTTTGTATGATTCTCGTGACGTTCTAGGAAACCACCCAAAGTGA